From one Streptococcus oralis genomic stretch:
- a CDS encoding acyl carrier protein, with amino-acid sequence MAVFEKVQEIIVEELGKDASEVTLESTFDDLDADSLDLFQVIFEIEDAFDIQIEAEDNLKTVGDLVAYVEEQTK; translated from the coding sequence ATGGCAGTATTTGAAAAAGTACAAGAAATTATCGTTGAAGAACTTGGGAAAGACGCATCAGAAGTAACACTTGAATCTACTTTTGATGATTTGGATGCAGATTCATTGGACTTGTTCCAAGTAATCTTTGAAATCGAAGATGCTTTCGATATCCAAATCGAAGCAGAAGATAACTTGAAAACAGTTGGTGACTTGGTTGCCTACGTTGAAGAGCAAACAAAATAA
- the fabG gene encoding 3-oxoacyl-[acyl-carrier-protein] reductase, producing MQLTNKNVFVTGSSRGIGLAIAHKFAQLGANVVLNSRGAISEELLAEFSNYGVKVVPISGDVSDFADAKRMVDQAITELGSVDVLVNNAGITQDTLMLKMTEEDFEKVIKINLTGAFNMTQAVLKQMIKAREGAIINMSSVVGLMGNIGQANYAASKAGLIGFTKSVAREVANRNVRVNALAPGMIESDMTAVLSDKVKEATLAQIPMKHFGQAEHIADATVFLAGQDYLTGQVLAVDGGLSM from the coding sequence ATGCAACTTACAAACAAAAATGTCTTTGTAACAGGTTCAAGTCGTGGTATCGGACTTGCCATTGCTCACAAATTTGCCCAACTAGGCGCTAATGTAGTCTTGAATAGTCGAGGAGCAATCTCAGAAGAATTGCTAGCTGAGTTTTCAAACTATGGTGTCAAAGTAGTACCGATTTCAGGTGATGTTTCAGACTTTGCAGATGCCAAGCGTATGGTAGATCAAGCGATTACAGAACTCGGTTCTGTTGATGTCTTGGTCAACAATGCTGGGATCACTCAAGATACGCTTATGCTCAAGATGACCGAAGAAGACTTTGAAAAAGTGATTAAGATCAACTTGACAGGTGCCTTCAACATGACGCAAGCAGTCTTGAAACAGATGATCAAGGCACGTGAAGGTGCGATTATCAACATGTCTAGTGTGGTCGGTTTGATGGGAAATATCGGACAAGCCAACTATGCAGCTTCTAAAGCAGGCTTGATTGGTTTTACCAAGTCAGTTGCACGTGAAGTTGCCAATCGCAACGTACGCGTAAATGCTCTTGCACCAGGGATGATTGAGTCAGATATGACTGCTGTTTTATCTGATAAGGTCAAGGAAGCGACATTGGCCCAAATCCCAATGAAACATTTTGGTCAAGCAGAACATATCGCAGATGCTACAGTGTTCCTGGCTGGACAGGATTATTTGACTGGACAAGTTCTCGCTGTTGATGGCGGACTTAGCATGTAA
- the fabZ gene encoding 3-hydroxyacyl-ACP dehydratase FabZ: MIDIQGIKEALPHRYPMLLVDRVLEVSEDTIVAIKNVTINEPFFNGHFPQYPVMPGVLIMEALAQTAGVLELSKPENKGKLVFYAGMDKVKFKKQVVPGDQLVMTATFVKRRGTIAVVEAKAEVDGKLAASGTLTFAIGN, from the coding sequence ATGATCGATATTCAAGGAATCAAAGAAGCTCTACCCCATCGCTACCCCATGCTCCTAGTGGATCGTGTCTTGGAAGTGAGCGAGGATACCATTGTTGCCATTAAAAATGTCACCATCAACGAACCTTTCTTCAATGGTCATTTTCCACAATACCCAGTTATGCCAGGTGTTCTTATCATGGAAGCCTTGGCTCAGACTGCTGGTGTCTTGGAATTGTCCAAACCTGAAAATAAAGGGAAACTGGTCTTCTACGCTGGAATGGACAAGGTTAAGTTCAAGAAGCAAGTTGTACCAGGTGATCAATTAGTCATGACGGCTACTTTTGTCAAACGTCGTGGTACGATTGCTGTGGTTGAAGCAAAGGCTGAAGTAGATGGTAAGCTTGCAGCGAGTGGTACTCTTACCTTTGCAATTGGAAACTAA
- the fabD gene encoding ACP S-malonyltransferase: MTKTAFLFAGQGAQYLGMGRDLYDRYPIVKETIDQASQVLGYDLRDLIDKEETKLNQTRYTQPAILATSVAIYRLLKEKGYQPDMVAGLSLGEYSALVASGALDFEAAVALVAKRGAYMEEAAPAGSGKMVAVLNTPVEVIEEACETASKVGEVTPANYNTPSQIVIGGEVAAVDRAVELLQEAGAKRLIPLNVSGPFHTALLEPASQQLAGALEGVSFSDFTCPLVGNTEATVMEKDRIQELLTRQVKEPVRFYESIAVMQDAGVTNFIEIGPGKVLSGFVKKIDKTAKLANVEDQASLGALLGN; the protein is encoded by the coding sequence ATGACTAAAACAGCCTTTCTATTTGCGGGTCAAGGTGCTCAGTATCTAGGAATGGGGCGTGATCTCTATGATCGTTACCCTATCGTCAAGGAAACAATTGACCAAGCCAGTCAGGTTTTGGGTTATGACCTTCGTGACTTGATCGATAAGGAAGAAACCAAGTTAAACCAGACTCGCTATACGCAGCCAGCTATTTTAGCGACTTCGGTAGCTATTTACCGACTATTAAAAGAAAAGGGTTATCAGCCGGATATGGTGGCAGGACTGTCTCTTGGGGAATATTCTGCTCTTGTAGCAAGTGGTGCCTTGGACTTTGAGGCTGCAGTTGCCTTGGTTGCTAAACGTGGTGCTTATATGGAAGAGGCTGCACCTGCAGGCTCTGGGAAGATGGTTGCCGTTCTTAATACTCCAGTTGAAGTAATTGAGGAAGCTTGTGAAACAGCCTCTAAAGTTGGAGAAGTGACTCCAGCTAACTACAACACCCCAAGCCAAATCGTTATCGGTGGTGAGGTGGCTGCAGTTGACCGCGCAGTTGAACTCTTGCAGGAAGCAGGAGCAAAACGATTGATTCCTTTAAATGTATCTGGTCCTTTCCATACAGCCCTTCTTGAGCCAGCCAGTCAGCAACTAGCTGGAGCTCTTGAGGGAGTGAGTTTCTCAGATTTTACTTGCCCTCTAGTCGGCAATACGGAAGCTACTGTTATGGAAAAAGATCGAATCCAAGAGCTCTTGACGCGTCAGGTGAAAGAACCTGTTCGTTTTTATGAAAGTATTGCTGTGATGCAGGATGCTGGTGTGACCAATTTTATTGAAATTGGTCCAGGGAAAGTCCTGTCAGGCTTTGTCAAAAAAATCGATAAAACAGCTAAGCTAGCTAACGTTGAAGACCAAGCAAGCTTGGGTGCTTTGTTAGGAAACTAA
- the fabT gene encoding fatty acid biosynthesis transcriptional regulator FabT produces MDYQQVNDYLTSIFNNVLVIEEVSLRGSRFKDISIKEMHTIDVIGKFPEVTPSKVSKELMVTLGTVTTSLNNLERKGYIERIRSDQDRRVVYLHLTKKGRLVHRLHKRFHKAMVEKIIDGMSPEEKEVMGRGLTNLYQFLEDLK; encoded by the coding sequence TTGGACTACCAACAAGTAAATGATTATCTAACATCTATTTTTAATAACGTCCTTGTGATTGAGGAGGTTAGCTTACGAGGTAGTCGATTCAAAGACATCTCCATCAAAGAAATGCACACGATCGATGTGATTGGGAAGTTCCCGGAGGTAACACCAAGTAAGGTTTCAAAGGAACTGATGGTAACTCTTGGGACAGTGACGACGAGTTTGAATAACCTGGAGAGAAAAGGTTATATTGAGCGTATTCGTTCTGACCAAGACCGTCGAGTGGTCTATCTGCATTTGACAAAGAAAGGTCGTTTGGTTCACCGCCTTCATAAACGGTTCCACAAGGCTATGGTCGAAAAAATCATCGATGGCATGAGCCCTGAGGAAAAAGAAGTCATGGGCAGAGGCTTAACGAACCTTTATCAATTTTTGGAGGATTTGAAATAA
- the fabK gene encoding enoyl-[acyl-carrier-protein] reductase FabK has translation MKTRITELLNIDYPIFQGGMAWVADGDLAGAVSKAGGLGIIGGGNAPKEVVKANIDKIKSLTDKPFGVNIMLLSPFVEDIVDLVIEEGVKVVTTGAGNPSKYMTRFHDAGITVIPVVPSVALAKRMEKIGADAVIAEGMEAGGHIGKLTTMTLVRQVAAAVSIPVIAAGGIADGEGVAAGFMLGAEAVQVGTRFVVAKESNAHPKYKEKILKARDIDTTISAQHFGHAVRAIKNQLTRDFEQAEKDAFKQENPDLEIFEQMGAGALAKAVVHGDVEGGSVMAGQIAGLVSKEETVEEILKDLYYGAAKKIQEEASRWAGVVRND, from the coding sequence ATGAAAACACGTATTACAGAATTATTGAACATTGATTATCCTATTTTTCAAGGAGGAATGGCCTGGGTTGCGGATGGTGACTTGGCTGGTGCAGTATCAAAAGCTGGTGGTCTAGGGATCATCGGTGGTGGGAATGCACCTAAAGAGGTCGTAAAGGCTAATATCGATAAAATCAAATCACTTACGGACAAACCTTTTGGTGTTAACATCATGCTCTTGTCACCTTTTGTAGAAGACATCGTTGATCTCGTGATTGAAGAAGGGGTCAAGGTGGTGACAACTGGTGCAGGAAATCCAAGTAAATATATGACTCGTTTCCATGATGCAGGAATTACAGTTATTCCTGTTGTTCCAAGTGTTGCTTTGGCAAAACGCATGGAAAAAATTGGTGCAGATGCAGTTATTGCAGAGGGGATGGAAGCCGGTGGACATATTGGTAAATTAACAACGATGACCTTGGTTCGCCAAGTTGCTGCAGCTGTTTCAATTCCAGTTATCGCAGCTGGAGGAATTGCGGACGGTGAAGGTGTCGCTGCAGGCTTTATGCTTGGTGCTGAGGCCGTTCAAGTTGGTACGCGTTTCGTAGTAGCTAAGGAATCTAACGCCCATCCAAAATACAAGGAAAAAATCTTGAAAGCGCGTGATATCGATACGACTATTTCAGCTCAGCACTTTGGACATGCTGTTCGTGCCATTAAAAACCAATTGACACGTGACTTTGAGCAGGCTGAAAAAGATGCCTTTAAACAAGAAAATCCAGATTTAGAAATCTTTGAACAAATGGGAGCTGGTGCTCTAGCTAAAGCCGTTGTTCATGGAGATGTAGAAGGTGGATCTGTCATGGCAGGTCAGATCGCTGGTTTGGTTTCTAAAGAGGAAACTGTCGAAGAAATTCTAAAAGATCTATACTATGGCGCAGCCAAAAAAATTCAAGAAGAAGCCTCTCGTTGGGCAGGAGTTGTAAGAAATGACTAA
- a CDS encoding beta-ketoacyl-ACP synthase III, whose protein sequence is MAFAKISQVTHYVPEQVVTNHDLAQIMDTSDEWISSRTGIKQRHISKSESTSDLATEVAKSLLAKGSLTADQIDFIIVATITPDSMMPSTAARVQANIGAHRAFAFDLTAACSGFVFALSTAEKFLSSGQFKKGIVIGAETLSKAVDWSDRSTAVLFGDGAGGVLLEASETRHFLVESLYTDGSRSECLTYGQTALASPFSDQEAVPAFLKMDGRAVFDFANRDVARSIKETIENGPIAASELDYLLLHQANIRILDKMAKKIGVDRHKLPANMMEYGNTSAASIPILLSECVENGMIRLDGSQTILLSGFGGGLTWGTLILTI, encoded by the coding sequence ATGGCTTTTGCAAAAATAAGCCAGGTTACTCATTATGTTCCAGAGCAAGTGGTCACTAATCATGACTTAGCCCAAATCATGGACACAAGCGATGAGTGGATTTCAAGTCGGACAGGAATTAAACAGAGACATATCTCAAAATCAGAGTCTACCAGTGATTTGGCGACAGAAGTAGCTAAGAGCTTGTTGGCTAAAGGGAGCTTAACAGCGGATCAGATTGATTTTATCATTGTAGCGACGATTACCCCAGACTCGATGATGCCTTCCACAGCAGCTCGAGTTCAGGCAAATATCGGAGCGCACAGAGCTTTCGCCTTTGATCTGACAGCAGCTTGCAGTGGTTTTGTATTCGCTCTTTCAACTGCAGAAAAATTTTTAAGTTCTGGACAGTTCAAAAAAGGGATTGTTATCGGGGCTGAGACCTTATCCAAGGCAGTTGACTGGTCAGATCGTTCAACAGCTGTTCTCTTTGGGGATGGTGCTGGTGGGGTTCTCTTGGAAGCGAGCGAAACACGTCACTTCCTTGTGGAAAGTCTCTATACGGATGGCTCTCGGAGCGAGTGTTTGACCTATGGTCAAACGGCTTTGGCTTCTCCTTTCTCAGATCAAGAAGCAGTTCCTGCTTTTTTGAAGATGGATGGACGAGCAGTTTTTGATTTTGCAAATCGTGATGTTGCTAGGTCGATCAAAGAAACCATTGAAAATGGTCCAATTGCAGCATCGGAATTGGATTATCTCTTGCTTCATCAGGCAAATATCCGCATTTTGGATAAGATGGCTAAGAAGATCGGTGTAGACCGACACAAGCTTCCTGCCAATATGATGGAGTATGGAAATACCAGTGCAGCAAGTATCCCGATTTTGCTCTCAGAGTGTGTGGAGAATGGCATGATTCGTTTAGATGGTAGCCAGACGATTCTCCTATCAGGCTTCGGTGGAGGTTTGACATGGGGCACACTCATTCTTACAATCTAG
- the fabF gene encoding beta-ketoacyl-ACP synthase II, whose protein sequence is MKLNRVVVTGYGLTSPIGNTPEEFWNSLQTGKIGIGEITKFDHSEFAVHNAAEVQDFPFDKYFVKKDTNRFDNYSLYALYAAQEAVTNANLDVEAIDKDRFGVIVASGIGGIKEIEDQVIRLHEKGPKRVKPMTLPKALPNMASGNVAMRFGANGICKSINTACASSNDAIGDAFRSIKFGFQDVMLVGGSESSITPFAIAGFQALTALSTTEDPTRASIPFDKDRNGFVMGEGSGMLVLESLEHAEKRGATILAEVVGYGNTCDAYHMTSPHPEGQGAIKAMKLALEEAEISPEQVAYVNAHGTSTPANEKGESGAIVAVLGKEVPVSSTKSFTGHLLGAAGAVEAIATIEAMRHNYVPMTAGTSELSDYIEANVVYGQGLEQEIPYAISNTFGFGGHNAVLAFKRWENK, encoded by the coding sequence ATGAAACTAAATCGAGTTGTAGTAACAGGTTACGGATTGACCTCTCCTATCGGAAATACTCCAGAAGAATTTTGGAACAGTTTGCAAACTGGAAAAATTGGAATTGGAGAAATCACTAAATTTGACCACAGCGAATTTGCTGTGCACAATGCAGCAGAAGTCCAAGATTTCCCATTTGATAAATACTTTGTTAAAAAAGATACCAACCGTTTTGACAACTATTCTTTGTATGCCTTGTATGCGGCTCAAGAAGCAGTGACGAATGCAAATCTTGATGTAGAAGCAATTGATAAGGATCGCTTTGGTGTCATCGTGGCTTCTGGTATTGGGGGAATTAAAGAAATCGAAGATCAGGTTATCCGTCTTCATGAAAAAGGTCCAAAACGTGTTAAACCAATGACACTTCCAAAAGCCTTGCCAAATATGGCTTCAGGAAATGTTGCCATGCGTTTCGGAGCAAATGGTATCTGTAAATCAATCAATACAGCCTGTGCCTCATCAAACGATGCCATTGGGGATGCCTTCCGTTCCATCAAGTTTGGTTTCCAAGATGTCATGTTAGTTGGTGGATCAGAATCATCTATTACTCCTTTTGCTATCGCTGGTTTCCAAGCATTGACTGCCCTATCAACTACAGAGGATCCAACTCGTGCTTCTATCCCATTTGACAAAGATCGTAATGGTTTTGTGATGGGAGAAGGTTCAGGTATGTTGGTTCTTGAAAGTCTTGAACATGCTGAAAAACGTGGCGCAACTATCTTGGCTGAAGTAGTTGGCTACGGTAATACCTGTGATGCTTACCATATGACTTCACCTCATCCAGAGGGTCAAGGTGCGATTAAGGCTATGAAATTGGCTTTGGAAGAAGCAGAAATTTCTCCAGAGCAAGTAGCATATGTCAATGCCCACGGAACTTCAACTCCTGCTAATGAAAAAGGAGAAAGTGGAGCGATCGTAGCTGTTCTTGGTAAAGAAGTACCTGTATCTTCAACCAAGTCCTTTACAGGACACTTACTTGGTGCTGCAGGAGCAGTAGAAGCCATCGCTACCATCGAAGCCATGCGTCATAACTATGTACCAATGACCGCTGGAACAAGTGAGTTATCAGACTATATCGAAGCGAATGTCGTTTATGGACAAGGCTTGGAGCAAGAAATCCCTTATGCTATTTCAAACACTTTTGGTTTTGGTGGACACAATGCGGTTCTTGCTTTCAAACGTTGGGAGAATAAATAA
- the accB gene encoding acetyl-CoA carboxylase biotin carboxyl carrier protein, with amino-acid sequence MNLNEIKDLMAQFDQSSLREFSYKNGTDELQFSKNEVRMASEAPAQVAPVPTAVAASPVVSAPSTPVESAVEEAPAPAETSVAPEGDVVESPLVGVAYLAAGPDKPAFVTVGDSVKKGQTLVIIEAMKVMNEIPAPKDGVVTEILVSNEEMVEFGKGLVRIK; translated from the coding sequence ATGAATTTAAATGAAATCAAGGACTTGATGGCTCAATTTGACCAATCAAGTTTGAGAGAATTTTCTTATAAAAATGGAACGGACGAATTGCAGTTCAGTAAGAATGAAGTAAGAATGGCTTCTGAAGCACCAGCTCAAGTTGCTCCAGTGCCAACTGCAGTAGCTGCAAGTCCAGTAGTTTCGGCCCCTTCAACTCCAGTAGAGAGTGCAGTGGAAGAAGCTCCAGCACCAGCTGAAACGTCGGTTGCTCCAGAGGGTGATGTCGTTGAAAGTCCACTTGTAGGGGTGGCTTACTTGGCTGCTGGACCAGATAAACCTGCCTTTGTCACAGTCGGAGACAGTGTTAAAAAAGGTCAGACTTTGGTGATTATCGAAGCCATGAAGGTTATGAATGAAATTCCTGCACCTAAGGATGGTGTGGTGACAGAAATTCTCGTTTCAAATGAAGAAATGGTTGAGTTCGGTAAAGGATTGGTACGCATCAAATGA
- a CDS encoding enoyl-CoA hydratase, which yields MNHILYQIVDDLAIITLNRPEVANGFHIPMCEEILEALTLAEQDQAVQFILINANGKVFSVGGDLVEMKRAVDEDDIPSLNKIAELVNTISFKIKQIPKPVLMEVDGAVAGAAANMAVAVDFCLATDKAKFIQAFVGVGLAPDAGGIHLLSRSIGVTRAAQLAMTGEALTAEKALEWGVVYRVCEVDKLEKTREQVLKKLRRGSANSYAAIKKLVWESQFKDWQNYAELELKLQESLSLTEDFKEGVRAHSERRRPKFTGM from the coding sequence ATGAATCATATCTTATATCAGATCGTAGATGATCTGGCTATCATTACTTTGAATCGTCCCGAAGTGGCAAATGGTTTCCATATCCCAATGTGTGAGGAAATTTTAGAAGCTTTGACTCTAGCGGAGCAGGATCAAGCTGTGCAGTTCATCTTGATTAATGCGAATGGGAAGGTCTTTTCAGTTGGAGGAGACTTGGTTGAGATGAAACGCGCAGTAGACGAAGATGATATCCCTTCTTTGAATAAGATTGCAGAATTAGTCAATACAATTTCTTTTAAAATCAAGCAAATTCCTAAACCTGTTTTGATGGAGGTAGATGGAGCGGTTGCTGGTGCTGCAGCAAATATGGCAGTAGCAGTTGATTTCTGTTTAGCGACTGACAAGGCAAAATTCATTCAAGCCTTTGTCGGAGTTGGATTGGCGCCAGACGCTGGTGGGATTCATCTCTTGAGTCGTAGTATCGGGGTAACACGGGCTGCACAGCTTGCCATGACAGGTGAAGCTTTGACTGCTGAAAAAGCGCTAGAATGGGGCGTGGTATACCGTGTTTGTGAAGTTGACAAATTAGAAAAAACAAGAGAACAAGTTCTGAAAAAATTAAGAAGAGGTTCAGCAAACTCATACGCAGCGATTAAAAAGTTAGTTTGGGAAAGTCAATTCAAGGATTGGCAGAATTATGCCGAATTAGAATTGAAACTACAAGAATCGTTATCTCTAACTGAAGATTTCAAAGAAGGGGTTCGAGCGCATTCTGAAAGAAGAAGACCAAAATTTACAGGAATGTGA